TTAATGCTGGGACTGGGTGGAGGTTCACTGGTACAGGCATTACTGAGTTATTCAGAGCATGTAATGATCGACGTTGTAGAGCTTCGCCCCCAGGTCGTAGCGACCGCCGCTAAATATTTTATGCTGCCGGTGTCTGACCGCCTTACCATTAACGTGAATGATGCTCTGGTGTATCTCCAGCACGCTAACGAGCCTCAGGACATGATCTTCACCGACCTGTATACCGATACCGGCATGCAACACCAGCAACTGCAGCAGGAGTATCTGCAGGCCTGTTTCCGCTTGCTCAATGATCAGGGGGTGCTGATTTTAAATCTCTGGGATGAGGGACAAGGCTTCCACCCATTAGCCAGCCAACAACTGACCGAGCTGTTCGGTAACAATTGGCTCTGCTGTACCGTAGATAGCGGAAACCTGGTCGCCTTTGCTTTTCGCGGAGGCAAACCTGAATCAAACCCACGAACACTGCTTAACGGCGCCAAAAAATTAGAGAAAAAACTCGGTTTCCCCGCCCGTAAACTGCTAAACCGACTGAAAGAGATATAAACAATTAACAGGCTGAAAAGAAATCATCCCATAAGGGTTAATTTCCCAGCGTAATACTGGGATAATCAGCTCATAATATTATTTGTAATACCCAATGAGATTCCGACATGCCTCTGTTAGATAGTTTTACTGTTGATCACACCCGTATGAATGCTCCGGCAGTGCGTGTTGCTAAGACAATGACAACCCCTGGCGGCGATACTATTACCGTCTTTGATCTACGCTTTTGCTTGCCTAATGAAGAGATCCTGACAGAAAAAGGGATCCATACACTTGAACACCTCTTTGCAGGCTTTATGCGCGACCATCTGAATGGTAACGGTGTTGAGATTATCGACATCTCACCGATGGGATGCCGTACCGGCTTTTACATGAGCCTGATCGGTACCCCTGTAGAGCAACAAGTTGCAGATGCCTGGCTGGCAGCGATGGATGATGTTCAACAAGTAGAAAAGCAGAGCGAAATTCCAGAGCTTAACGAGTACCAGTGCGGTACCTACGATATGCACTCACTGGAAGAAGCTAAATTAATAGCCAAGAACATCCGCGAGCGGGGAATCGGTATTAACAGTAATAACGAGCTGAAGCTTGACCCTGAGTTTTTAAAAGACCACTCATAAGTAATCCCGCAAGACACTGATCCTAAAACGGAGTCCTTCTCCGTTTTTTATTTTTTTACGAGGCACAGAATCCCATGGCAATGATCGGCCGGTTCAACACTCTGGAAGTGGTCAAAGAAGTTAAATTCGGCGTCTATCTTAACGGCGAAGAGCTGGGAGAGATTCTGCTACCACAGCGATATGTTCCTGATAACACGGCCATTGGCGATAGTCTCAAGGTATTTATCTACCGCGACTCAGATGATTTTCTGATCGCAACCACAGAAACACCCAAGGCACAGGTCGGCGATTTCGCCTGCCTCAAAGTCGTTGATCTGAATCGCATCGGTGCCTTCTTTGATTGGGGCCTTCCCAAAGATCTTCTCGTTCCTTTTAGTGAACAAAAAAAGACCGTTGAAAAAGATCAGGAGCAGATTGTTTATATCTATCTTGATCAGGAAACAGATCGAATTGCCGGCACGACAAAACTGAATAAATTCCTGGATAACTACCCGCACAGCTATGAAAAAGGTCAGCAGGTAGACCTTATTATCGAAGACCACACCCACATCGGCTACAAAGCGATCATTAATGGTCAGCATTGGGGAGTTGTGTACGATAGCGACGTATTCAAGCCGATTCGTTATGGCCAGCGTATGAAGGGTTTCATAAAGCTGGTTCGTCCCGATGGCAAGATTAATCTAAGCCTGCAACAACTGGGGTATGGTAAAACCGACGATCTGACCAAACGGATTCTTCGCTTATTAGAAGAGCATGACGGCTATATCGCAGCGAACGATAAAACCTCCCCTGAGCTGATCAAAAAACTATTCAGTTGTAGCAAAAAAGCCTTCAAACTTTCAATCGGCAGGCTCTATAAAGAGCGTACTATCGCTATTGAAGAGCGCGGCATCCGGTTATTAGACAAGGACTAGTAGCATTAGCTCCCGCCATTCATAAAGCTGCTAATTAGCAGCTTTTTTTATCTCTTTTTATCGCTATGGCTCCACTCTATCCTGACTGGACGTTACACCCTTCCCGACAAACCGATCACCACTGCATATATTCCAGAAATGATCAGTTAACTTACTGTAAACCTTATCAAAGCCCTCTTCCCGAAGGCTTTTGGTTATCCCAACACTCAGTCATCCCCCGTTATGGTCAATACGCTATATTGACCCTCCTGAATCACTCGGATAGAGTACCGCAGACGAAGTAGTTAATATGTGAATTACTGGTTTAAAAGTATATTTCAACTGGCTAACTTTGTAAGAATGCTTCACTCCTCAAACCCGAGTTCAAAGGAAGAGATATGAACTGGTATCTTGCTGTACTAAAAAATTATGTTGGATTCTCCGGACGTGCCCGTCGTAAAGAATACTGGATGTTTACACTGTTTAATTTAATCGTAGCCATCGTGCTTGGTTTTGTTGATAACCTGATTGGCACTACTGGTTTACTGGGCGGTATTTATGCACTGGCGGTCTTACTACCTGCAATTGCAGTCACGATTCGCCGACTACACGACACCGGGCGAGCCGGTTGGTGGCTCCTGCTTATACTGATTCCTATCATTGGAGCTTTGGTATTGCTGGTATTTATGATTCTGGAAGGCAAATCCGGTAACAATGACTACGGAAACGATCCTAAAACTCAGGCCGCCTGAGTTTATTCCGCGCCGGTTTTGAACAGTTCCGGCGCTCCTCCCTTACCCAATAAAGGAAAACCCTGATAACATCAGTCTTTCGAAAATCTGAAGGACGCTCTGTTATGTCTAAGGCCCTACTATTCGCTTCTGCAAAAACTGTTGATAACAGCGGTTCACTTCAGCACTGCCTGGCACTTGAAAACCAGCTACATCAAAACAACATTAATATTACAGAATTAATCATTGATCCCCTCAGTACTCCCTGGCACAGCGAGATCGAAGCCAACCATTTCCGCAGTGGTTGCGGGCCCATAGAAGCGACAGCCCTGGCTCGGGACCTGATTACCAGCGGTAAATCAGACGCGGTAATTATTAGCGGTAAAGATCTGCTTAAGACCGGATATGACCGGGAGCAACGACTGGATCTGATGGCGGTTTATGGCAAAGACTATCCTCTCACAGCAGCTTACAATGAACTGGCCGAGCAATTCATTCATCGCCACGGCGCTGATGCTAAACAATTCCACCAGCTAGCCCATCACCTGTTTGAGAACTATAAATGTAGTTACCGTAATGTCATCTCCGACAAGTTGTCTGCTGAACAGCTTCCAGACGAACGCTGGTACAACCATATCACTCCCCTGTTTCGTGGCGTTGACTGCGCCAACCCACTGATAGACTTTTCCGGGCGCATACTCATCGGGAACGAAAAAGTCACTCAGTTACTGGATATACCCGTAGCAGAGCAGCTGGAAATAACCGGAGTAGGGCTGGGCTATACCCCGGGTGACGGGAAACAACACATAGAAGATATCGTCAGTTATGAACACCTGCAGCAGGCCTACACCGATGCCTGCCAGCAATCCGGTATCGATTTTGCCGCACAGTTTCGTGCCGGCGATGCGCTATTAGAAACCTACACCTGCTATCCCGTTGTCCCTATCGCATTCCTGTTGGCGAGTGGTCTGGTCGATCTGTTAGAACAGGTTCCAGAATTTCTTGAACAACACCTGATTACGATTACCGGCGGGATGAATCTTGCCAAAGGCCCCTGGAACAATCCTGCGCTGAACAGCCTGATTGAAATGCACCAGCAGCTAATTACCAGCCCGGACCATCAGATAGGCGCAGTGCATGGTAACGGAGGTCTGGGCTATAAGCAGGGTGTCGCCATCCTGAAAAAAGCAGGTTAGACAGATACCAGGGTTACCCACAATATCTGTGCATAACCTCTGGGGAAAACCCTGCATAACTTTATTAAACCCTTTCCAGGCCCTGCTATTGCTGAGGATCAGAAAGCTGAGCAGAATCTATCCAGGCACCTGATCACACTGTATATCCACGCCATATTATCAACCTGGAAGCTATACGCAGCCCTTTCTATCTGCTCTGGCATTGTTCATGTTCCGTTTCTGCGCAGGCATAAAGCAGGCAGTCACTTTGCGCAATAGCCGGATTAGTCGTCACCATAAAGAGCTTCAATTGCTGAGCGGAATATAAACCGTTCGATTTACTCAGGAAATACTGCGGCAAAACATTCTCCCCATTCGCACTCAACACCTGGAAAGCCGAGACTCCTCTAGGGCCAAGCCATCCCAATCGGGTAAGCGCAGGTATCACAGCAAAATTAAACTTTTCCACATCAAGGGAGATCGTCAGATCAACACCCAAAACAGGTTGGTCTGCATAGGCAATTCGGCAGTCGGGCTGTAATTCAAAGCGTACTGCACGACGATAACGGTCCATCACCAGGCCTGGCTCACCCTGTAGTACATCATCAGTAAAGAAATAGCTTTGTAAGCCTTTCTCAGCTATCAGATCAGCTTCGGGCTGGCGGGCTCCCCCACACTCTATCGTCACGACAGGCTGCTGATCGCAGCTAAGCTCCATCAATGATCCCAAACGATACTCTGTCACAATCACCCGCCGGGTAAAAAGACTCACCAGCGCTTCATGGGCCGTACTTTCATAGGTAACAACACCGAAAGCAGGACTCATACCTGACGTATTGTGAATATCCAATACCGCTTCCGGCTGATAGTGCGCTAAAAGCTCTATCAAATGGCTGGCCACATGTCCCGGCGGATCATTGAACGGGGGGTTAAAGCAGCGGTTCATATCCCGCTGCCCCGGTATTTGCCGATAGCGAAACAGCGTCCCATGCAGCGCGGTTTGCACCGATGCGATCAGGCAGATTATCTTAACCGCTGGACGCTCTCCGCTGCGTAGCCATCGCAATATAGCCTTGGCGCCAGACGGCTCGTTACCATGCAGCAACGTAACGATGGCACGACAACGACTATTATCCCGTCCCTCCACAACAATCAGAGTCGCTCCCCCTAATTGCCGCAGAAACTCTCCGACATCTTCCGGCAATGCATCTGGCGATGGATTATGGAGAAAATGAATCGGGTGTAACCTGCGTGTCATCAGATATCCTCCCACTGAGCGACCGGATGGTTATTACCTGAATGCGTTATATAAGACTCCAGCATTGAACGCAGTGCCCGGTGCTTAACTAATGAACGGGATAAGCGATTAAACTGCCGGAGCTGCCAGCAGGCACCATTCGTTCTGGCTTGTATACGCTGCCGGATAATACCCAGATAGTAATCAACCTCTCCGAGCTTAATACCTAACCCTAGCAAACCTTTTCGAGCCGTTGGCAGTAGCTCCGTCACAATCTCAGTCACCGGTATACGGGACAGTTGTTCCCGGGGGCCGTTCGGCCAAAGTAACCGGGCCTTCATTCCTTTCTCGGCGGCCTGATAGAAATTATGCTCCAATGTCTGAAACGGCAACGCCGGAATAATCTCCTCAATCCGGGGTTTCAACCCTTCCGCTAAACCAATAATCAGTGCCGCATTTGCCATCATATCGCAGGCACTGGGACCGGCGGGAAGCGCCCTGATTTCAATTCGTAAATGTCCTCCATCCAGGGGATCGTAGACCGGCCGATTCCAGGGCCATATAGTTCCCTGATGCAGGGACAGTTCAAACAGAGAGGGGGCAGCCGGGGCTGAGACATCCATCATTGAATCCTCAGCACTGTTTTGCCTTGACCGGGCGGGCTCACAGATCGGCAGGATAGGTTGATGCAGGTAAACCGCTTCAGCAAACAGTTCATGTACCCCCTGCCTGACCCAGCCGTTGCCAAAACTGACCCGATCAGGCTCACCGGTTTTAACCGGATGATGATCGCGCCCATCAATAGCATGCTTAAACAACGGAATACGCGTTTCATGCCAGAGTCTGTTACCCAGTAGAAAAGGTGAATTAGCAGAAATCGCCAGCACCAGAGGAGTCACCAACTGAATCGCGTTATAGCTATCCGCGAACTGTTCAGGAGGAACTCGATAGTGCATCTGCAAGGAGGTATTAGCGCCTTCCAGGGTGACATCGGAAGCTCTCAGAGAAATAGGGTCGGCACCATCAATTTTGATCGTTAGCCTTTCCCCCCGCATATCTGACAGTGCCCGGGTTAATGCATGATAACGAGACAGATCCGTCATCGCATGGGGGCCAAAATCATTACGCTTTAAGGTCGGCAGAATACCGATTGGTAATACCCGGCCAGAAAATTGTTCCGCGAGATTATTCAACTTACTCAATACCTGGCAAATCTCAGACTCAATTCTGGAAAACGGTTTCCCTCCTATGCCCACAGGCGTCAGGTTGTATTCAAGATTAAAGCGATTCAACTCCAGGGTGAGCTGCGGATCACCAAATGCATTCTGAATTTCACGATTCACAGAAAGAGGACGCCCTAGGTGATCCACAATATAGAGCTCAAGCTCAGCACCCAGTGTTGCCTGCCCCTGACCAAAGCCTGGCTGCTGTAATATTTTTTTAAGCGTATCCAGATTACTGAACAGCTTGCCAGTAAAGCGTTCATAATCACGCGGAGTAAATTCAGACTTCTTTATCTCGAGTCCCATGGTTGGATCCGTAACAGGCAGCAGCTATACCTTCAGTTAAGACGCGACTCTTAAATTGTTCAATATTATTCTGTTCGCTACGTAAGCTGTGCATAAGATATTTATCCCCGATTCCTGTGGATAGCCTATGGGAAAACCACTGTATAGCCACTTATAAATCCACAGAAAGCCTATAACACAGTCCTTTATGAACCCGGTCTAATTTATGACCAAAATAACATCCAGAGCCGGATTTCTAATTCTTCCGCACCTTCACTGGTTTATTTTTATTGACCAGGTGCAGTCAGCCGGTATTTTTTTCTTATCTCCTGCCAGTTTTTCGCTACTATAGAGCGAACTTTTTGACAGGCTAATCAGCAATGCAACAGGACCTGACCCCGGCAACCCAACACCTGATATTTATTGGTGGGGGACACGCACATGCCATCGCTTTATTGATGATGGCGATGAAGAAACCCGCAGGCGTCCGCATCACGCTGATATCCAACCTGGTTCAAACCCCCTATTCAGGCATGCTGCCCGGCCTGATAGCCGGACACTATAATTTCGATCAGATCCATATCGATCTGGGGCGTTTCTGTCGCTATGCCGGAATTGATTTTATTGAAGATTCCGTCACCGGAATCGACCCAACAAATCGCACTGTCCAATGCCTGAACCACCCTGACTTCAGTTATGACCTGCTCAGCATCGATACCGGTTCCACCCCCGACCTTTCCGCTATTCCCGGTGCGACTGAATTCTCAACCCCGGTAAAACCGGTCCGACAGCTCCTTAGTTACTGGGAAGCGCTACAGAATAAAGTGATGCAAGGCGATGATAGTCAGGAGATCCATATCGGTACTGTCGGAGGGGGAGCCAGTGCTGTCGAAGTCCTTCTCGCAATGCAGTACAAGCTGTATAAAATGTTAAAAAAACAGCAGCGCAGCACAGATCACCTACATTTTCATATTATCAGCGGGCCACAACAGGTTCTTCCGAGCCATAATCCACGAGTTCAAAAGCGTTACCTAAAAGTACTTCAGGATCGAAACATCAAGCTACACAAAGGTTTTCGGGTGTCTCAGGTAAAGCAGGGCCGGGTCATCAGCGAAACAGGACAGACGGTTGAACTGGATGAAATTATCTGGGCAACCGCAGCCCAGGGGGCTGGGTGGCCAGCCAGCGCAGGGCTGGAATGCTCAGATAATGGTTGTATTCGGGTCAATGACTACCTGCAATCACTGTCCCATCCCGATATTTTTGCCTGTGGCGATATCGCCGATATGGTGAACTATCCACGCCCCAAGGCCGGTGTCTTTGCGGTACGCCAGGGTGCACCGCTGGCCCACAATTTACAGGCAGCATTAACAGGTCAGGCCTTTATTCGTCACAAACCACAGAAACAGTTTCTCAGTCTGGTCAGTACCGGCGATCGCTTTGCGGTAGCTTCAAAAGGGCCTTTTAGCCTTGCAGGTGACTGGGTCTGGCGCTGGAAAGACAGTATTGACCAAAGATTTATGCGCCGTTTCAGTGATCTGACCGAGCTACCCGATCAGACTCCCGGTACCCAGCTTAAAATCGAAAATCCCGATATGCGCTGCGGCGGTTGCGGCGCAAAAGTTGGCCATAGCATCCTAAACCGGGTACTGAAACAACTTCCCCCACCTCCCAATGATATTGAGATTGGCCTGAACCGGCCGGATGACGCGGCCGTTATCGACGTACCTGAAGGTAAGCTCCTGGTTCAATCCGTCGATAGTTTTCGGCAACTGGTCAACGATGACTTTCTCTTTGGGCAGATCGCGGCGAACCATGCTCTGGGCGATATCTTCGCTATGGGCGCACAACCCCATAGCGCACAAGCCCTGGTCAGCCTGCCCCACGCCAGCGATGAAATTATTGAGCAACGTCTGCGCCACCTGCTGCTAGGTGCTTCCAAAGTACTCTCCGCGTGTAACATCGGCCTGATCGGTGGCCACACGTCTGAAGGGACAGAGCTTACATTAGGTTTTACTATCAACGGTCTGGCAGACCGACAACAGCTATTGACCAAACAGGGACTGCAACCGGGTGATAAGCTAATTCTCACTAAACCTCTGGGAACCGGCACCCTGTTTGCCAGCGATATGCGCAGTCAGGCACAGGGGCACTGGATCAGCCTGGCACTAAAGCAGATGTTGCATTCAAATTATCAGGCCAGCCAGATTCTGACGGCAGCAGGTGCCCATGCCTGCACCGATGTAACAGGGTTTGGCTTAGTCGGTCATCTGCACGAAATGCTGAATGGCTCAGGGCTAAGCGTGCGCTTAAGGTTGGCAAAACTTCCCCTGCTAGACGGTACGCTGGCTTGCTTACGAGCAGGAATTTTCAGTTCGCTACATCCACAAAACCGAAAATTTGAGCACTCTGTATTGAACATTCACGAATTCGATGGAGAGATCTTAACTGAAGTACTTTTCGACCCGCAGACCGCCGGCGGGCTCCTGGCGGCTGTCAGTGCAGAGCAGGCGGAGCAAGTGGTAGGGGAATTGCAGGCCTCAGGTTATTCACAGGCCTGCATCATTGGCAGCGTCAGACAAGAGGCGAGCGATCAGGTAATTCTCGCCTGAATCAGAAGTAGTCGCTAATCGAATCCAGTTTAAGCGCGGTGATATAACGCTGGATCACTTCCCGGCCATCCGTAAACGCAAGACCCAGTTGCTGCTCTCCGGCAGAGATAGACATGAGCCGGACCTTGATGTCTGACGCACTTTCATCAAAAGGCAGCTGAAGCTTTAGTACGCAATCCTGATTCTCACTCTTAACAGAGGTCATTGACTGAAGCGTCTCATCGTCAGTGACTTTTAACAAACAGCCTCCGGTACTGAAATTTATCATGACACACTCAACGTTCATTTCTCCGGCTACCAATTCAGCTGGAATAGCACAGGGGTAACGAGGTTCTTTACGTAACAAACGTGACTGAATTTCTTTCGGATAGCTAGATATTAATAGCTTCCCTCCCTTAAGAAACAGGTCAACAACCTGACTTTCAAAAGCAAACACCCGGCCATTAGAGATCAACCGCATCACCAGTTTGCGATTACCTTTAAAGCAATCTCTATAGGTTAATTCATCCGACCCCATCCCTGCTTTCTTCAATTGCGACACGGCCGGTAAGCGCGTGATGATGACCTGACCATCAATACCAAAAAAACGAGATACATATTTTAGTTCGCCTCTGGTATCACTCACCTGAATAACGCTACCCTGATCAATCTTTGGTAACTCCTTCAATACCACTGTTTCGGTATCTGCAGTCATCTAACCTCCATCGCAAAAAATTATCTTACCTAAGAAATACTACAGCCACCCTGATGGGTCAAAGCCAGTCTCACCATTTTGGTATTTTCAGTTTTATTTCATGACCCGGATGTATCTTGCAACTAATGACAATTTTCTTAATCAGCTTTTTATACGCTTTTTACAACAGAATTTATTGGAGATATTAGAGATGAAAATGAAGATAGCTGCAGCGTTACTACTCCTTACAGGCGTAAGCGTTGTTACTGTTATTGCGGGGCCTGTCAGCAACTCTGATCAGGTTCAACGAACTGACCTGCAACAGCAAGGCCTGAAAGTAGCCACCTTTGCAGGCGGTTGCTTCTGGTGTACCGAATCTGGATTCGAAAAATTGCCCGGTGTTAAGGAGGCGATTTCAGGATATGCCGGTGGACAGAAAGAAAACCCTACCTATGGAGAGGTCTCTTCAGGCGTCACCGGGCATACTGAAGTGGTTCAGGTTTACTATGATCCTCAGGTTATTACCTATGAAGGCTTACTGCAATCACTCTGGAGACAGATGGACCCAACCGACGGCAAAGGTTCATTTGTAGATAGAGGGACACAGTACCGTCCGGCAGTGTTCTATCATAATGAGCAGCAGCGGGGGCTGGCAGAACAATCCATGGCCACACTGGCGGCTTCAGGACGTTATAGTAAGCCTCTGGCAACCGAACTCACAAAGTTAACCGTTTTTTATCCGGCGGAAGACTATCATCAGGACTATTACAAGCGTAACCCTATCAGGTATAAGTACTACCGTTTTAATTCAGGCCGCGACCAATATCTGGAAAAAACCTGGGGCGATCAGTTACACCCCGACTTTACAACCTTTGGCCGTGGCCAGAAAGCAAACCCGGCAACGCATGTCAGCCTCAGTGAACGCTTTCAGGCATTCAAAAAGCCTTCCGATAATGAACTACGCCAGACGCTGACTGACCTGCAATACCAAGTCACACAGCAGGACAGTACTGAGCGGGCCTATCAAAATGAATTCTGGAACGAAAAGCGGGAGGGGATCTACGTTGACATCGTCAGTGGCGAGCCATTGTTCTCCTCTAAGGATAAATTTAAGTCAGGCACTGGCTGGCCGAGTTTTTCCCGGCCTATTTCCTCTGCGTCTATCTCGGAACATACCGATACGAAGTTTTTTATGACCCGTACCGAAGTGCGCAGTCAACATGCAGATTCTCATTTGGGACACCTGTTCAATGACGGCCCCCAGCCCACAGGGTTGCGTTACTGTATCAACTCCGCATCACTGCGCTTTATCCCCAGGGAAGAGATGGCCAATGAAGGCTATGCAGAATTGTTAAGCCAACTCAATGAATAGCAACGATTGACTTAACGCTTTCTCATAGAACAGGACTGAGGATTTTTTTAGAAAATAGGATAAACTGTTGGCAACAGATATTAGTTATATCAGGAGCCGCAGTTTGTCTGTATTTCAACCTCTGACACGATTTATCGCACTATCTATGGCGCTAACCTGTTTCACATCACAGGCTCTTGGCATGCAACTGGAAGACCCGCGCTCTGCTGCGGTGTACATTCTCAAACAACGCCCTCTGATTAATAACTGCCTGGAGCAGGCCCAACAGAGTACTCAACTCAGCCAGATCTGGAGCAGTACCCCATGCCAGCAATTATTAGATCAGGATCCACAATTTAAAGCCGCCTGGCAACAGCTGCTACCGGAGGGCAAAAAAAATGGTCTGGCTAAAGTGCCTTATGCTCTGCGTAAACCCACGATAGAAACGTATTCTGAGTACAAGCAGCTGGCCGAAATAATTGCCAGATTAAGTCGTTAAAGCTTGATAATTCAACAGTTTTCCTAGCATCCATCCTGCCTTCATTTTTATCCGGAAAAACATTCTTACGACAATGATCGGCACGCCCATTTTTCAGTCGGAAAAAAACTAAATTTCAAGTCTTACCTTTACCTTTTCGATCTCTATAATACGCCCTCTTTTTCCAGTGACACCGAGTAATACCTTGATCATTTTCACCATTACCAACACAGCTTCAAACCAGGTCTATGTAGGTTCAACCCGCAATGATATAGACAGCCATTGGGAAACCTTGCTCATCGCCGCAGAGTCCGGCGTGGAAGCAGATCTCTACGATGACATTCGCACTTCAGGCGCTAACTGCTTTACCTTTACAGAGTGGGGTTTCGCTGAAAACCTGAGTGAAGCCCGAGAACTCACTGCTGATGCGCTGGAGACCTTTAACGGCAAAAGCCTGCAAGGACTGATTACCAAACCGAAACCCAGCAAAGCCCATCGCCAGAGCGCCAGTGAGCGTAAGGCTGCGTTAGCTTTGCTTGAAGAAGCCGAACAGAAAGCCCAACTGAAGGGTGAAGTAACAGGCTCTTCCACCACCGTATCAAATCCGACTGAAACCGATCTGAAGCTGCTCGCCCAGAAACGTGACTCAGAACTGGAAGAAAGAATTGCCCGCGAGCGCAAAGAAACGCTGGAGATGGCAAAAGTACTTGCCAGAATGGATTCCCGTAAACGCAGCAAAACATCCAAGGCAAAACCTAAAACCGCTAAACCAGCGGCCAGATCAGCCACGCCAAAACTCGCCGATGGTAAAGTCGGTTCTGCCAAGCAGGAAAAGCTGATACGGGAAAAAATTGAGCAGGAACGGGAATCTCGCGAAGCCGGGAAAATCTCTCGCCAAAAAGCAGAAGCCCAGGAGATGGCGGACGTCATGTCACGTATCGATGCCCGGGCTCAGGGACTGCGAAAGACCAAACCTAAAGCCAAGCCCAAGTCTGCCATCGGCCGCACGACCCTGTCGATCAAGAAGCCGGTAGCGCCTTTAAAAGAGA
The genomic region above belongs to Amphritea japonica ATCC BAA-1530 and contains:
- a CDS encoding spermidine synthase encodes the protein MNNPPGTEIARYFDEYGPIYIYDDGPFRYLSFGSGGEQSRIEINRPEYPVYQYMQAMLLGLLYQPSPHRVLMLGLGGGSLVQALLSYSEHVMIDVVELRPQVVATAAKYFMLPVSDRLTINVNDALVYLQHANEPQDMIFTDLYTDTGMQHQQLQQEYLQACFRLLNDQGVLILNLWDEGQGFHPLASQQLTELFGNNWLCCTVDSGNLVAFAFRGGKPESNPRTLLNGAKKLEKKLGFPARKLLNRLKEI
- the luxS gene encoding S-ribosylhomocysteine lyase, which produces MPLLDSFTVDHTRMNAPAVRVAKTMTTPGGDTITVFDLRFCLPNEEILTEKGIHTLEHLFAGFMRDHLNGNGVEIIDISPMGCRTGFYMSLIGTPVEQQVADAWLAAMDDVQQVEKQSEIPELNEYQCGTYDMHSLEEAKLIAKNIRERGIGINSNNELKLDPEFLKDHS
- a CDS encoding S1 RNA-binding domain-containing protein, with the protein product MAMIGRFNTLEVVKEVKFGVYLNGEELGEILLPQRYVPDNTAIGDSLKVFIYRDSDDFLIATTETPKAQVGDFACLKVVDLNRIGAFFDWGLPKDLLVPFSEQKKTVEKDQEQIVYIYLDQETDRIAGTTKLNKFLDNYPHSYEKGQQVDLIIEDHTHIGYKAIINGQHWGVVYDSDVFKPIRYGQRMKGFIKLVRPDGKINLSLQQLGYGKTDDLTKRILRLLEEHDGYIAANDKTSPELIKKLFSCSKKAFKLSIGRLYKERTIAIEERGIRLLDKD
- a CDS encoding DUF805 domain-containing protein, with protein sequence MNWYLAVLKNYVGFSGRARRKEYWMFTLFNLIVAIVLGFVDNLIGTTGLLGGIYALAVLLPAIAVTIRRLHDTGRAGWWLLLILIPIIGALVLLVFMILEGKSGNNDYGNDPKTQAA
- a CDS encoding succinylglutamate desuccinylase/aspartoacylase family protein — its product is MTRRLHPIHFLHNPSPDALPEDVGEFLRQLGGATLIVVEGRDNSRCRAIVTLLHGNEPSGAKAILRWLRSGERPAVKIICLIASVQTALHGTLFRYRQIPGQRDMNRCFNPPFNDPPGHVASHLIELLAHYQPEAVLDIHNTSGMSPAFGVVTYESTAHEALVSLFTRRVIVTEYRLGSLMELSCDQQPVVTIECGGARQPEADLIAEKGLQSYFFTDDVLQGEPGLVMDRYRRAVRFELQPDCRIAYADQPVLGVDLTISLDVEKFNFAVIPALTRLGWLGPRGVSAFQVLSANGENVLPQYFLSKSNGLYSAQQLKLFMVTTNPAIAQSDCLLYACAETEHEQCQSR
- the selD gene encoding selenide, water dikinase SelD, coding for MQQDLTPATQHLIFIGGGHAHAIALLMMAMKKPAGVRITLISNLVQTPYSGMLPGLIAGHYNFDQIHIDLGRFCRYAGIDFIEDSVTGIDPTNRTVQCLNHPDFSYDLLSIDTGSTPDLSAIPGATEFSTPVKPVRQLLSYWEALQNKVMQGDDSQEIHIGTVGGGASAVEVLLAMQYKLYKMLKKQQRSTDHLHFHIISGPQQVLPSHNPRVQKRYLKVLQDRNIKLHKGFRVSQVKQGRVISETGQTVELDEIIWATAAQGAGWPASAGLECSDNGCIRVNDYLQSLSHPDIFACGDIADMVNYPRPKAGVFAVRQGAPLAHNLQAALTGQAFIRHKPQKQFLSLVSTGDRFAVASKGPFSLAGDWVWRWKDSIDQRFMRRFSDLTELPDQTPGTQLKIENPDMRCGGCGAKVGHSILNRVLKQLPPPPNDIEIGLNRPDDAAVIDVPEGKLLVQSVDSFRQLVNDDFLFGQIAANHALGDIFAMGAQPHSAQALVSLPHASDEIIEQRLRHLLLGASKVLSACNIGLIGGHTSEGTELTLGFTINGLADRQQLLTKQGLQPGDKLILTKPLGTGTLFASDMRSQAQGHWISLALKQMLHSNYQASQILTAAGAHACTDVTGFGLVGHLHEMLNGSGLSVRLRLAKLPLLDGTLACLRAGIFSSLHPQNRKFEHSVLNIHEFDGEILTEVLFDPQTAGGLLAAVSAEQAEQVVGELQASGYSQACIIGSVRQEASDQVILA
- a CDS encoding PilZ domain-containing protein, giving the protein MTADTETVVLKELPKIDQGSVIQVSDTRGELKYVSRFFGIDGQVIITRLPAVSQLKKAGMGSDELTYRDCFKGNRKLVMRLISNGRVFAFESQVVDLFLKGGKLLISSYPKEIQSRLLRKEPRYPCAIPAELVAGEMNVECVMINFSTGGCLLKVTDDETLQSMTSVKSENQDCVLKLQLPFDESASDIKVRLMSISAGEQQLGLAFTDGREVIQRYITALKLDSISDYF
- the msrB gene encoding peptide-methionine (R)-S-oxide reductase MsrB, whose product is MKMKIAAALLLLTGVSVVTVIAGPVSNSDQVQRTDLQQQGLKVATFAGGCFWCTESGFEKLPGVKEAISGYAGGQKENPTYGEVSSGVTGHTEVVQVYYDPQVITYEGLLQSLWRQMDPTDGKGSFVDRGTQYRPAVFYHNEQQRGLAEQSMATLAASGRYSKPLATELTKLTVFYPAEDYHQDYYKRNPIRYKYYRFNSGRDQYLEKTWGDQLHPDFTTFGRGQKANPATHVSLSERFQAFKKPSDNELRQTLTDLQYQVTQQDSTERAYQNEFWNEKREGIYVDIVSGEPLFSSKDKFKSGTGWPSFSRPISSASISEHTDTKFFMTRTEVRSQHADSHLGHLFNDGPQPTGLRYCINSASLRFIPREEMANEGYAELLSQLNE